Within the Telopea speciosissima isolate NSW1024214 ecotype Mountain lineage chromosome 4, Tspe_v1, whole genome shotgun sequence genome, the region ACACATGAAACAAGCTTTACACATTTGAACGAATTAACGGGAAAACTCATTACCCATTAAGGAAACCATCTCTTGTATTGAGATCCATCCAACCAAACCCATTAGTTAACAACATCAACTAATCCATATACATACAATGACTGGATGTTAGTTCATACATGGTGAAAACATTACACAAGTAAACTGTATCTACCTAGAACTCAGGTTTCAAATGTTACATGAACCTAAAGGAGTTTGGCGATTTTCTTTTCTGAGAGACAATACATTGCACATGTTTTTGCTAATAGAAATAGACATTACATGTGATCTATTATTGAACATGTtgtgttggaattttttcaataattgtgtggacggttttgggtcattctttgaTTCAATATTGGCGTGGTTTTTTTGGctaagggacatgtatcttcaaatggacatatccatttatatagctacattcatagcacttggattggaatcttttaatttaatcaatgaaccaagagacacacctacaccatgaggtatcttcaagagacacttacATATAAGTGTTTGGATTATAATCTTTTAATCCTATCCACTCATGTAAATGGACACACCCATTTCATGAGGTgtcttgaagggatacatccaccacaataaatagaggtgaaatgGACAGCCCAAATCATTCAATTTTTATGGTACGATTTCAGTCAGTCAAGCATTAACAAATTCTCAATTTTCTGATAGTTTCAAGTGGGAACATATCAATTGCTTCTTTTCTTATATCCCTAGGGACACCAATATGGATAAGCTTTGTCTAGCTTTGTCACACATGATTTCAAGGAGGATAAGCTGAGTAagaaaacttggttttccaacaaTGTAATCGACTATTGTTTTGGACATTAAATTTCTAAGCTCATGTGTAATTAATTGCTTCTTTTCTTATATCCCTAGGGACACCAATATGGTGGCTGATTCTCTAGCCCAAAGGCCTTGTCATTGTCGTGTATAACAGCATGGTCGAATTTGACTCAGTGGTTGAAGGAAAGTTGTAATCCATTAACCACAAGCCCTCACGTGATAATCAATAGACATTcttttaccccccaaaaaatgtGATACGCTATGAGCACAATATATGAAACATTGGATTAGCATTTATATCAATGGGTAAAAGGGGAGGACAAAAAGTGAGCCCCAATTACTCTAgtctcttggttttttttaaaGGGTAATAGACTAATGGACCAAAATTCCCTTCACCCATGatgaaggaaagaaagtaagCCCTTTTACCCCTTTCTAATCTTTATTAGAAAGGTTATGGAGCATTCAAAAAACACAGAGAACACAAAAACTGTGATAGACTCaaaattgttttaaaaaaaaaacagaaacgtTGCCATATAGAGCTTAATGGACCAATTTTCCCCACCCACGACAAAAGAACTTTCCTTCACTGCAGAGCTCGAGGGTGTTTGGATGGAACCCAAGGGCATTTTCAATCCAAATAGTAGGGGCTGCGGAGTAATTAAGGTCccaagatggtgggtgaacggATAAAGATCCTCTACGGTACACCATCGGGCGATACGACCTCCACTGCACGCCACGTGGTGTCCTAAAACCCAACGCTCTAAAATGCTTCACCAATTTTCAAATGGAAATACCCATTTGACACAAACCCGACTCCCTGAAATGATCCGTTTCTAATTGTAAAACGGGTTTCAATAATTTCCCAGTGCACGAGCGAAATAGAAATTCTTCAGTGTCCTCTTCTCCTGCGCAAGGGTTTTTACCCAACTGATAAAACTTTTGAACTCCCCAACGCCTTCCACTGGCGGCGATCTTTGTGCTTCGGACGATTTGTAGAGAGGGCAGGGAGGAAGCATTTTTTACTTCAAGGTTTGTTTCTTCCCATTCATCTAAGACAAGATAGTTTAAGATTTTAAAATCATAAGCTTCAGCAAACTCATTATCTGTAGAATTTGTGGATTGGAAAGTGGAAACAGACATTTGGGGATATGTTTATAGttgcatcttttattttatattagaGACTTGGGGGCTACTAGTACTGTCCAGAACAGGACATCAAACTGtcaagaaggaagggagaagaagaagaacagaggaaTTAGAACTGAAGGAAATATAATAGAgaataagaacaaaagaaaggagaagaactaAGAGGAACTCACCTAGAAGATAGGACTGGATCGATGGAGAAGGGGGAAGAAGGccactagggcagcaagcagtcACACGACAGCAAcaataaaaaaacccattttttagaTGGTCAATACCTTCAATCGTAGGTTACATGAAACTAtataaagataaagaaaagattTTAACCATAACCTACTAGATCAGCCCAATGTAGTGGCAATGTCCCTTACTTAAAAGAACactaataaaagaaagagaatagagTGAGATTCCTAGTCGAGTTGCACATCCCCTTTCTGAACTGGGTTGTGACTTGTGAATAGTGACAAATATCCATACATTGTTGTTAGGACCGAGTAAAATAAAACCACGGTGAACCCTTGCGGCCTTGCACGCTGGAAATTTGAGATCTCATTGAAACCAAACCCCTAAACCCTcccccttctcccaatctcttTCACGGTACACAAATGCCACGGCGTAGTTCTGTAAATTTTGGTCCGGGGAATCGGTACGTCTCTCTGTCTCATAGTCTCATTAACGCCTTGATAGTTTCTTCCAGTTTAATATCTTCACAACTGAATTGAACAGAGAAGTTGTCTTCTTGTCTTTCACCCCTTTTTTCTAAGTTGTTATTTTGTTTAGCTTTCTAAAATGGTTTCCGTGTTCTCGGTAAGGTATTCATAGagagtttaaaattttaaattattagtGTTGAGCAACGTTTTCAGGAAGCATCATGGAAACAATACATTGACAGCTTAAAATCACTATTCAAATATCTAAAATGACTATTATCTGTACAATTACTTTCCTTCAGTCGCATCATAGTTTGAACTATTCTTCGTTCACTTCTTTACCTGCTTTTGGGGATTTTAGATGGAAATTTACATGTAGTTTGGTTCATTTATAAGCATTTTGGTCTGACTTTGCTGCCAAATTATCCTTTCAGGAAGCTATCTAAGATATAATAAACCCTAAAGTCGAATATTTTCTAGCTGAAATGGCCCGCTTCCCAAATGTAAGTTAGTAGATTTGTTCCTGTTGTTCATTCTTTGAAATATccatattaatttatttttccacATTGAATAATTCGTATTCCTGTGAactgaaaaaaagaagaaaaagaagaaggtgtTCAGTAAGCCGGTTCTGAAGAAGCCCAGTGTTGATCATGTCACGGGAGATAAAATACCCAAGAGCTTTGTGTTTTCAAGAGGAAAGCTGCCGAGTTCTCTGAGAAAGCTGCAAATGGACTTAAGAAAGTTGATGCTCCCCCATACTGCACTTAAGCTAAAGGTAGCTGATATGCTccattattctttcttattttcccACTGTGTTTTTGAGAATTCACAATTGTCTAAGAAAGTTCTCTTTGTTGGTATTTATCGGTCAATATTATTTTTCTGGCATAAACATATGTAACGGAGGCCTCTGAATGCTCTACTAGGGGGggtttgatttgattcagattgaagaagctaaaagagccaggtaTAGggctaaaatgactctaggagaagttgAAAGATATGCATGGCTTAGAACTGGTAACTAGTATGGTGTTGAATAgcgctgattggagaaaaaggatccatgtagctaaccccatttagttgggataaggctgagttgagttgagatgAGACATTTCGTGGAATATACGCTATTTAAGAATTTGACTAATGTAAGGTCAGATTATAGACAACCTAACCCCAATATTACCCACAACATTGTTTGACAGTCCCAGCAATAAAAATCAACAACCAACCACTAAACAAGGCTGCCGTAGGCCAAAGTCAACCAGAAAAGTAGCAAACTCAGAATTGCTTGATATGACCAATGGATGGGCATAACCTTATAATCAAATAGAGGTCCAACAGAAGGGATGaatcccaaaaaattacagaccAAACTAATGGTCAGATGTGAAGATATCAACAGGTCACCAAATTAGAAAATAAACTCAGAATTAGAAGTTTaatgaaaaataccaaaccagcCAACAGAACAGGCCAAACTGGGATCGATGGTAGCCCTCAATGAGTAAGATTGATCCTCCAAATTTGAGCTGATTCCAAGTAGTGGTTGTGGAGATATGGTTCCTtcaagttgcagcagcagcaggctTCAAACAGCCCAACCGAGCGCACAGAACAGAGGAAATAGATGGCTTCTGTGTGATTGATCAGCAAGGTCAAGCCAGGACCAATATAGTAGTCGATTGAAGGCCTTAGGGAAGTCAACTAAGCCTCAAAATATTAGCACAATAGGGTCTTTGGTTGCTGAAATaaactagaacaaacaccaGCACATAATTAGTAACTGCACCGCAGGTATGCTGGACCTTCTCAACCAGTGGTCTATCTTCCAGCAGTTGCTAGCCTTATTGAAAAGTTCTAAACAAGTCTCTGATCGCAACAGAAGGACACGGTTGCAGTGTTGCAGACAGggaaatcaaaatagaaagtaagagaagagaggggagtttgaatagaagaaggggggggggatagatgggtatctcagcctgggcatctcaccctcaCAGCCTCTATGGGACAATAGTTGCACAAGCAATCAATATTCAACTTCATTTAAATCGTGGGGAGGCCTCTAAGGGCCATTACATTATATAGACTCAAGGATTgagcccaaaatagaaacaatgaaAATAAGAAGTCTTCTAGAAGAACTGTCCTTGAGTTACAAGTAATTCAACTTTGCTAAGAAATAAAATTGGAAAgcaattaaaatagaaactctaacttAGCTTAGACTAAAGGTGTCAATGTGTACTGAGTACCGAATACCGAAACTGTTTCCGTACCGAATCTGAAAACAGGAAAGGAAATTTCAAACCTTGGTGGAGACAGAGATGTGCTAAAAACACCCTTAGAGAGTGAGATCAGCCGACTCCTTCATGAAGAAAACCATGATTCTGTGAGGAATTCTCACATGCTTTGACTTCTTATAGTGAATAGAATTTGTCTCAACATATCTACTGCTTAAGATTAACAAATTCATGGCTAAAAAAAGGTGGTAAAGTTAGGCTTTCTATAGATGTAGAACAAATTCAGATGTTTCATCTTTCCATTGATACCAAGGCATGGTCTGTTATGGCTAATCATTGTGCACTTTTGTAGTTTATTTGCAAATATTTCTGAATTAGCTAATTGATGTTTCTCTGTTTGCTTGGCAggaaaagaaacagaataatCTTAAGGATTTTTTGAATGTTGCTGGGCCAATGGGTGTTACTCATTTCCTTATATTATCAAAAACAGATACAGCATCCTATCTGAGGGTTGCAAGGACCCCCCAAGGCCCTACCCTTACATTCAAAATACATGAGTATTCATTGGCAGCTGATGTTGCTCAATCTCAGTTGCGTCCTAGATGCCCTCCAGAACTTTTCAAGAACTCTCCTCTGGTGAGCTTCTAACCAAagtttccactttttttttgtgaatttgaATGTTTTCTTGTTCTTGGTGAAAATATGGAAAACAAGTGAGGGCCTATACAATCCTCAACAATCCTCAGAGTATCCTTAACTGCCTTCACTTAGAATATAATTGCATTCTTGGATGCACTCAGATTGCGATCTGCTATTAAGTTGACTTGATAAAGCAATGCCCTCAACAAATAACCACGGCATTGGCCTCTATAGGCTTGATAATAAATGGAAGAAAGTAGAACATGTCTTAGCCAATGTGACTGCCTTAAATAAGGTTCCTTACTTTTCACAAGGGAgcaatcatagttatcaagctggaaaggcaaccaaggcgttggagagggccCAAACTCAAGCCGACACAGCAAGGTAGGCCAAGATGCCCAAGGCGTctggacgccttgataactatgggaGCAAtgcttaatgtagtcctagattggtagaagactaactaggagccagtaaaccaggtgaatcggctaggttaaaaataggtttttggcgaaattagggttagggtttgatgtatgggttatgtcaagttgaggtaggggagtctatcagtgaaggtcctgagatgttatggtggatggaagtgtgtaaacttgaatgggcagcaagttagagttagggttttgggttttggaaaagaggaaaagatggatttctagggtttggctggacagaaattaaccaaacttgaatggttttcttaggaggGTATGAGGGATAATCGGTCAGATTTGTAAACTGTTCTGACGGTTGGTTTGTGCTGGGCAGAAATTAGGTATTGGGAAAAGTGAAAACTAAAGGGGgaatgttagggtttggtggtttagaggattagaagaagaaaggttatCCTTAAAAACTTGAgattatttactgttttgccattcaactttggatttgagTGCTGCtttatttgggtgggcccttggATCCGCATCACATTATAGTTGCTTGGATGCTGgctctaagggtgtcaaattgaAACCGAAACTGAAAACCAAAATAGGATCCAGACTAAATAACcagaaccaaaccgaaccaaaccaaatagaATTTGGTTACAACATGGAACTGAGGAACAGAACCGAGGCGGGACTTGGTTACTTTCTGAATCCAACATAGGAACCAGCGGTTAGAACCGAACCCGAACCGAATTTGGGTAccaataatatattatagtaaATGAATATagtataatactaatatattataatatatagttTTCCAGTATCATTATTAGATTATACTACTATATTATAGTTtaatatattatactatatgtatatatatagtatagaccaagtgaccaagtgaccaagtggtcacgggttcgagtctggaaacagcctcttttcGAAAGTAGGGGTAATGCTGCGTACataatgtaattctagattggtaggagaccaactagaaccaataaccaggatcttcCATGGATTGGGAAAATCAGCTAGGTCAAATTGtgtgaaattgtgaaattagggttagggtttgatgggacccAGGGTTAGATGTTAGGGTTAAGAGAGTGTGGattatatgggagagaagagatgctgaaagTTATAGTTAAATCAGATGACTCAATCTGAAATTATTGAGGAATCCTAGTAGAAATAGGATTGAGGGCATAGTTGGCAAGGCGGCaaagcgacccaaggcgttggaggggtgtctaagcgcttatGCAACAAAACgtccgcctaggcgaccaaggcgcccccaagtgttatttttatatttcccccttttttaaCATTATTTAGTTTGCTACAATATTTTAATATGCTACAAtttataccttatatcatcaaaaaccAACATTAAGCcttctcaagtcatcaaaaatcaacattaagccacattaagtcacatcaagtcatcaaaaatcaatattaagccatatcaagtcataaaaaatcaacatagaactagaagacaacagaactaaagaagcaagctattggaagtttgaaacaatcaaacatacatttggtttatactagtctcacatttggtttatactgttctatctcacatttggtttatattgttctaagaaaatatgatcttatctatgagtaattaaattgttctcgatttagagaaatgttcttgttctctaagaagtttgactagtcagatgattttattttacatgAGATTTTTAGTATtcggtagagcacaaaaccagctttccatcAAATCCCAAAtcgcttaaatctgatttatattgaagaagttatgttccagttaaaccttatttggtatgcgcgaatgctgtcaaaatcgctctgaatgaaaatatttttttagatatcaaaacaaatgagtattttactatatttttggtttttagcaatgttttaccatattaaaatttatagaatttttaaatttgagaaaaaccccagcattagaaagttgaaaattttacctaccgtcaaaaatccagtttttgttcttgaactggggagttgactttttttccttttggcatttgattttttaactatttttattggattcaaataggggttatttgcttatttatgaataatatcttaagtaaatgttttataccaaatataaaacatttacttaaatgatgtttGGCATACATAAGGGCCAATACCGGGTTCGATACCAATAcaaaccagtgcaaggcgccttgAAATAAGGCGGAGGTCacctaggccccaacaaaaccgccttggccgccttgacaactatgattgagggataaaagtgtaatttcagaTAATTGGCTGGatggatggtaatgaaatttgaatcaagtctctctttagggtttgaggaagaatatttcaaaatttcagcaggttctaacggttagattttgCTGGGCAGacttctcacgaaaatcaccttgcatgtgaccttctagaagagaagaagaataaatgcagaatttcaatttcagacttaTTTGAATATGTTAGATAtataggccagaataccgtaggggtattctggtcctttcctcctcttgttttattctcttatgtttattctttcttttactaTGTAGGGGCATATTTGTCCATGTACTTTTGTCttattagtataaataaagggcttaggGAATCAAATCGATTCACCTAAGCATTAATCCAATTCTGTTTTGATTACATGGCATTAGAGCCACGATATCTCTGATctgttttcaaaaacaaaacccCACCCTCCCCTTGTGTTatcctctctttcccttctctctcgatcttttttcttccccttctccttgcttcttctccttctctaagggcagcactacaagAGGTGATCacatgatctagttgctgccctcttcccacctcttttttttcaTGACCTATTGTTCCTGTTCGATGGCTGCTGCTGGTTCTTCCCTGCGGTAATTGgagtttccaattttttttgaagatcaggccCTGTGATTTGTTGGGATTGTTTCTCCCTATATTGGAGACCTTCTGCGACAATGGACTGCTGCTATCACACTTCATATAGGTGCTGAAGACCCCTTCTCCCATTCGATCTCTTTCTTTCAAGGTTTTTCTCCCACAAAACCCTGTACATTCTCGATATTGggactagggttttttttcatcGTGTTAGTATATCTTGACCCTTGCAgagaaattccagcaactgaatttGTTTCTTCAAGAGATCGGCTATGGCAGAATTGAAACTTGAATGGAGCTTGATTGGAGATCGGTGGAGGGTGTTGGGGAAGGGGATGGCTATCTCAGATCACCCtaggcatctcacccaacctatctcaaGATTTTTAACAAAGGCTGAatccaatatttcattaatcaaattcgtgttcaatgctggcctcccttacaaatgtatatagaagactcaaaaatagacttagacactaaaaaggaaaggcctaaccctatccttaactaataaccTAAAtagactaagaaagtgaaataataaagaaaacagacttaaaacaggactctaactaaactaatgaactAAATCCcgtattttaggcccattaaattggccaattacaaagtaaacccatgggatcaaaagtccaacacctacataacccaaaccaaagcttatttttaataaataagccctctaagtgacttatttacatcaGTACATTATGATTCTCCCCAGCCTcggtagtggcgggagcctcatgcactgggtacaccctatAGACCAAGTACAAGAAGCGGAATCGAACTGTGTAGGAACCGAATAAGAACCAGAACCATACAGGTTCGGTACGAGTTTCGACGTTCAAAACCGAGGCAGGCCTTGGTCCGGATCTTTATCACACTGATACTCCttggaaccgaaccgaatatCCCTGGTTCCAGaccgatttacacccttaaATACTGCTACAAATCCCAATCCTGCTGGGTCTGGGGATACCAAGGGCACATTTGGCAATGTTTCTGTTCAGCTGGGGTGATTTGGCCTGCAGAACACCCTAACTGTTTCTGTTATTCGAGAGTAACACCCTAACTGTTTCTGTTATTCGAGAGTATTTATGAGCCATGTGTGTCTCTTGAGACAATTTTCTGTTACCCACTTTTTTGAAGAACCACTTTTGTTCCTGTGGAACACAAAAACAGATCAGTGTATCCAATTATGATTCTGGTGTTTTTGTGTTCCTGCATGAAAATActggaaacaaaaaataatactaGAAACACCAGAACGTTACTAAGCATGCCCCGAAACTATCCCACCATTTTTGGCAACTGTCATCAGATGGGCCAGGCCACAAAGTAATTTTTATGGGTTACACGTAATTGATTTTCAAGCGAAAAAGGCATGCTGGTTGGATAATTTCAGCCCCTTGCTTACTATGACAATTAATTGCTGTattttttaaacagaaaaaagaaaatgtttatGTTGACGATTCTTGTACTTATAGTTAATGTTTATGGTTCTTGCACCCCAATTTCTTTTATACCACATCTGAACCTAATCTGTGGTAGTAAAATGTTGTACTTTCTTGTTGTTCTTGTTACATGATTCTGTGGCTTATTATGGAATGGAAAATTTACTGGCAGATTGTCCTTTCTGGTTTTGGGACTGGAGATCAACATCTAAAGCTCACAACTATTATGTTTCAAAACATATTTCCAGCCATCGATATCAATACTGTGAGTGCTAGAAAAGTTCTCAACTCACTAAGCTGTCTCTCTGCCATTTGTGGTCGGCTGGCTGTTAAAATAATTTCTTCACCTGATTCTTTATATCGGACATGACTTCTGTTTGATCACTCTATATCTTCTGTAttgtatttttgttaatttgTGCACTGTCCTTTTTCTGGTGCAGGTTAAACTTGGTTTATGCCAAAGAATTGTGTTACTTAATTATAATAAAGAGACAAAGCTTATTGATTTTCGGCATTATTCCATCAGATTACAGCCTGTCGGTGTCTCCCGTAGACTTAGAAAATTTGTGCTGAACCATCAGGCACCGGATTTGAAGAGTCTACAGGATGTCAGTGACTTTGTGACTAGGTAATTTATCTTTCTCTGTTTGAATTTGTGCTAGAATAAATGATTGAATCCAGGTTGGACACAGGAAAGAATGATGCTCTCTCTATTCTGTTTATTATAGTTTTGACAGAGTTGATTCTAACTTAGTTTTATCCCCCTTTATCCTTTATAACATCAGTTTATAATGCTCCTTATGCTTTATACCATGGGGTTGGCCATTTGTTAATCAATAGAATTTGAAACTTTCAACCAAAACATCACCACAAGTAAAGTGGATAccaaattattttttgggttatcTTTCGTTTCAATTTAACATTTCTGTTTATCATTACGGTTTCCTTCAAAGTACTACCAGTGTCTAATTATTAATTTTCAGATGTTAATATGTTATGGCATTGTTTAGTattcaaattaattttaaaCATATTGAGCCAGTATGGAAGTAATTCATATTAACAGAAAGCTCATAAATAACTGTGGGAAACATGGTTTTGGTTAAAAAACAATGATAATTTAATCTGTTCATGTGACATCACATATTTTTCTTGGAGTTATATTTGTTTAGTGGTTAAATTTATTTGTTGCAAGTGAGGCCATATACACAGTGTAGTTCTACTTGATATTTTACCTTCCTGATGCTATCAGGTACCTAATGTTATTTGATTATAAATTGTAATTTTGCAGGGCAGGTTATGGGTCAGAAAGTGAAGGAGATGATGAAGCGGCAACAGTGAGTCTACCAAGTGATCTTGGTAGAGTTAATAGAGCTTCAACGAAAAGTGCTGTCAAGCTTCAAGAGATTGGACCTAGGATGACTCTTCAACTTATGAAAATTGAGGAAGCATTAAGTTCTGGTGGAGTCATCTTCAGTGAATACGGTAACTTGATTACATCTTGCAGTCAGTGCTCATTAATAGGGGAGAAATGGTAACCTAGGAGTCATTCTTTCTTTTACATATTCTTGCatgtgccattttttttttcctggggttctcacaaaaaaaaaa harbors:
- the LOC122657857 gene encoding peter Pan-like protein; the encoded protein is MARFPNKKKKVFSKPVLKKPSVDHVTGDKIPKSFVFSRGKLPSSLRKLQMDLRKLMLPHTALKLKEKKQNNLKDFLNVAGPMGVTHFLILSKTDTASYLRVARTPQGPTLTFKIHEYSLAADVAQSQLRPRCPPELFKNSPLIVLSGFGTGDQHLKLTTIMFQNIFPAIDINTVKLGLCQRIVLLNYNKETKLIDFRHYSIRLQPVGVSRRLRKFVLNHQAPDLKSLQDVSDFVTRAGYGSESEGDDEAATVSLPSDLGRVNRASTKSAVKLQEIGPRMTLQLMKIEEALSSGGVIFSEYGSGEDAKKQENQEVDEG